Genomic DNA from Sphingomonas hankookensis:
CGCCACGCCGGTCGTCCCCGGAAAGGTGATCGGCAGCCCTTTGAGCGACCGCACCGCCAGATAGGCGAACCCCTCCGCCTCCAGCGCATCGCCGTCCCAGCCCAGCACGTCGCTCGGCTCGGCCGTCACGCCGCACCGCTCGCCGATCATGCGCAGCATCACCGGATTATGCCGCCCGCCGCCGCCGACCAACAGCCGCTTCGGCCGCGCCGGCAACTGGTCGAGCGCCTCGGCAACACAGGCGGCGGTAAAGGCGGTCAGCGTCGCCGCCCCGTCCGCCGCCGACAGCCCGCGCGCCGGCTGGATGGTGAAGTCGTGCCGGTCCAAGGACTTGGGGTGCGGCAGTTCGAAGAACGGATGGTCGAGCATCGCGGTCAGCACCGCCTCGTCCACCTTGCCACCCGCCGCCAGCGCCCCGCCTTCGTCGTAGCGCGCGCCGCTCTCCGCCTCGACCCAGCTGTCGACCAGTCCGTTGGCCGGCCCGGTATCGAACGCGATCAGCTCGTCGCCCTCGCCGACATAGGTGACGTTGCCGACCCCGCCAAGGTTCAGCACCGCCACCGGCTTGTCCATGCCCGCCGCCCGCGCCGCGTGATAGATGGGCAGCAACGGCGCGCCCTGCCCGCCGGCCTTCACGTCCGCCACGCGCAGATCGGCGACGACGTCGATCCCGGTCGCGGCCGCCAGCGCCGCACCATCGCCCAGCTGCCACGTCCAGCCCTTGTCCGGGCGATGCGCCACCGTCTGTCCGTGATAGCCGATCACGTCGACGCTCCGCGCCTCGACGCCGGCCTTCTCCAGCAGCGCGGTGACGGCGGCGGCGTGGGTGCGGGTCAGCAGTTCCTCCGCCCGCTCGATCAGCGGATGCTCGCCCGGATCGTCGAACAGCAGCGCCAGTTCGGTCGCGGACGCCAGGGTCGCACGATCCTCGTCGCTATAGGGCGTGCCGACGAACGCGACCGGCCGCACCTCCCCCTCGCCATCGGTCTCGATCAGTGCCGCGTCGATCCCGTCGAGCGAGGTTCCAGACATCAGGCCGATCGCAAGCAAGGGGGCATCTCCGCGCAAATGGACATTCTCAATATCGCCTGAACCGTGCCGAAGTCGAGATACGTGGACTTGGGTGCGCCCGCGACGCTAAGGGAACGCGCATGACCTATTCGTCCGACCTGCTCAACACCCTGTCCGAACGGGGCTATATCCATCAGCTGACCGACGCCGCCGGCCTCGACGCGCTGGCGAGCGAGCAGGTCGTGCCCGGCTATATCGGCTTCGATCCGACCGCCCCGTCGCTGCACGTCGGCAGCCTGGTGCAGATCATGCTGCTGCGCCGGATGCAGCAGACCGGCCACAAGCCGATCGTGCTGATGGGCGGCGGCACCGGCAAGATCGGCGATCCGAGCTTCAAGGACGAAGCGCGCAAGCTGCTGGCCGAGGACGGCATCGCCAGCAACGTCGCGTCGATCAAGCGCATCTTCGAACGCTTCCTGACCTTCGGCGACGGACCTTCGGACGCGGTGATGGTCGACAATGCCGACTGGCTCGACAAGCTGGAATACATCCCGTTCCTGCGCGAGGTCGGGCAGCATTTCAGCGTCAACCGGATGCTGTCGTTCGATTCGGTAAAGCTGCGCCTCGACCGCGAACAGTCGCTGTCCTTCCTCGAATTCAACTACATGATCCTGCAGGCCTACGACTTCCGCGAATTGTCCAGCCGCCATGGATGCCGCATGCAGATGGGCGGCAGCGACCAGTGGGGCAATATCGTCAACGGCATCGAACTGTCGCGCCGCATGGACGGGACCGACGTCTATGGCGTCACCACCCCGCTCATCACCACGGCGGACGGTGGCAAGATGGGCAAGACAATGTCGGGCGCGGTGTGGCTGCACGAGGATCAGCTGCCCCATTTCGATTACTGGCAATTCTGGCGCAACACCGACGACCGCGACGTCGGCCGTTTCCTCCGCCTGTTCACAGACCTGCCACTCGATGAAATCGCCCGGCTCGAAGCGTTGCAGGGCGCCGAGATCAACGAGGCCAAGAAGATCCTCGCCAACGAAGCCACCGCCATGTGCCGCGGCGCCGACGCCGCCGCCGGTGCGGCCGAGACGGCACGCCGGACCTTCGAGGAGGGATCGGCAGGCGACACGCTGCCGACCTTCGCGGTGGCGGGCGGGATCACCGTGGTCGACGCGCTGGTCG
This window encodes:
- a CDS encoding anhydro-N-acetylmuramic acid kinase; the protein is MSGTSLDGIDAALIETDGEGEVRPVAFVGTPYSDEDRATLASATELALLFDDPGEHPLIERAEELLTRTHAAAVTALLEKAGVEARSVDVIGYHGQTVAHRPDKGWTWQLGDGAALAAATGIDVVADLRVADVKAGGQGAPLLPIYHAARAAGMDKPVAVLNLGGVGNVTYVGEGDELIAFDTGPANGLVDSWVEAESGARYDEGGALAAGGKVDEAVLTAMLDHPFFELPHPKSLDRHDFTIQPARGLSAADGAATLTAFTAACVAEALDQLPARPKRLLVGGGGRHNPVMLRMIGERCGVTAEPSDVLGWDGDALEAEGFAYLAVRSLKGLPITFPGTTGVAAPLTGGVLYPAPRAGLALRLVSA
- the tyrS gene encoding tyrosine--tRNA ligase; this encodes MTYSSDLLNTLSERGYIHQLTDAAGLDALASEQVVPGYIGFDPTAPSLHVGSLVQIMLLRRMQQTGHKPIVLMGGGTGKIGDPSFKDEARKLLAEDGIASNVASIKRIFERFLTFGDGPSDAVMVDNADWLDKLEYIPFLREVGQHFSVNRMLSFDSVKLRLDREQSLSFLEFNYMILQAYDFRELSSRHGCRMQMGGSDQWGNIVNGIELSRRMDGTDVYGVTTPLITTADGGKMGKTMSGAVWLHEDQLPHFDYWQFWRNTDDRDVGRFLRLFTDLPLDEIARLEALQGAEINEAKKILANEATAMCRGADAAAGAAETARRTFEEGSAGDTLPTFAVAGGITVVDALVALGLAASKGEARRLIKGGGARVDGEKVVDEAQLIAVEAPVRVSAGKKHHGLLTPAG